Proteins found in one Vallitalea guaymasensis genomic segment:
- a CDS encoding ABC transporter permease, producing MNITKSKNITNGETSSFLLNIKKYKYFYILLLPAILYTFIFNYLPLGGVIMAFQDFDIIKGFSGSEWVGLDNFIKIFTMPNFLLAIKNTFIYSGTILFLGFPLPIILALLFNELRNLRFKKVVQTISYMPYFLSWASVVALFYGFFAINGSFNDMRVWLFGEGIERINIFMDAGNFLKIIFFSHVWKNVGWNSVIFLASIAAISPSLYEAAIVDGCGRFKQIWYITLPSLLPTAIIILILNTGSLIVSNFEQVYGLQNLFIQEQTEVINTLVYRQGLNIGNYSLATAFGLTQGIVSFLIVFVVNKIAKKLSGISIW from the coding sequence ATGAATATAACAAAGAGCAAAAATATCACCAATGGTGAAACAAGTAGCTTTCTATTAAATATTAAGAAATACAAATACTTCTATATTCTTTTATTACCAGCAATTCTATATACCTTTATATTTAACTATTTGCCATTAGGCGGAGTCATAATGGCTTTTCAAGATTTTGATATCATTAAAGGATTCAGCGGTAGTGAATGGGTAGGACTTGATAACTTCATAAAGATATTTACAATGCCAAACTTTTTATTGGCTATAAAAAACACTTTCATATATAGTGGTACAATATTGTTTCTAGGATTTCCTCTACCAATAATATTAGCTTTATTATTCAACGAACTAAGGAATCTACGATTCAAAAAAGTTGTACAGACTATCAGTTATATGCCTTATTTCCTTTCATGGGCATCAGTAGTAGCTTTATTCTATGGTTTCTTTGCAATAAATGGTTCCTTCAATGATATGAGAGTCTGGTTATTTGGTGAAGGTATTGAAAGAATCAATATATTCATGGATGCAGGCAATTTCCTTAAGATAATATTTTTCTCTCACGTTTGGAAAAATGTAGGTTGGAATTCAGTAATATTCTTAGCTTCAATAGCTGCAATCAGCCCTTCATTATATGAAGCAGCAATAGTAGATGGATGTGGCAGATTCAAGCAGATATGGTACATAACTCTACCTAGTCTATTACCAACAGCAATTATTATCTTGATCCTGAATACAGGAAGTCTTATAGTTTCAAACTTTGAACAAGTGTACGGGCTACAGAATCTATTCATACAAGAACAGACAGAGGTAATTAATACCCTTGTATACAGGCAGGGTCTTAATATTGGTAATTACTCTTTAGCTACAGCTTTTGGGCTTACACAAGGTATAGTATCCTTCCTGATCGTATTTGTAGTTAATAAAATAGCAAAAAAACTTTCTGGTATTTCAATATGGTAA
- a CDS encoding carbohydrate ABC transporter permease — translation MIKVKKKVNGSSVFDVFNIVFMILLCVVTVYPFLNQLALSLNTGSNASFGGVTIFPREFTMDNFKTLITNPSIKDAIIVSVTRVIAGTAIGLVVTTSAAYAMTCRKLPGKSVFIWFLLLPMFINAGIIPNFILFRKLHLINNFLVYIIPGSFVFYNMIIIRTFMQGIPKSLEESAYLDGANEIQILFKVILPLCKPVMATICLWVAVGHWNDWMSNLLYITKNHLNTLQYILLKVVKESEMTQSISETAALTGKAVAKPTPETVRAATIVLTTLPIIMLYPFLQKYFVKGVTIGAIKE, via the coding sequence ATGATAAAAGTTAAAAAGAAGGTTAATGGAAGTTCAGTATTTGATGTTTTTAATATTGTATTCATGATTTTACTATGTGTTGTTACAGTTTATCCTTTTCTCAATCAACTAGCTTTGTCGTTGAATACTGGTAGTAATGCCAGTTTTGGAGGGGTTACTATATTTCCAAGAGAATTCACAATGGATAATTTTAAGACATTAATCACTAATCCAAGTATTAAGGATGCTATCATAGTTTCTGTGACAAGAGTAATAGCTGGTACAGCTATTGGATTAGTTGTAACAACAAGTGCGGCTTATGCTATGACATGTAGAAAGTTACCAGGTAAAAGCGTCTTTATATGGTTTCTATTATTACCTATGTTCATAAATGCAGGTATAATTCCTAATTTCATACTTTTTAGGAAGCTTCATTTGATTAATAATTTCTTAGTCTATATAATTCCTGGTTCATTTGTTTTTTATAACATGATAATTATACGTACTTTCATGCAGGGTATTCCAAAAAGCTTGGAAGAATCTGCTTATCTGGATGGTGCTAATGAAATACAAATCCTGTTCAAGGTTATCTTGCCTTTATGTAAACCAGTTATGGCTACAATCTGTTTGTGGGTAGCAGTAGGTCATTGGAATGATTGGATGAGCAATCTATTGTATATAACTAAGAATCATCTTAACACACTACAATATATCCTATTGAAAGTAGTAAAGGAAAGTGAAATGACACAGAGCATCTCAGAGACTGCCGCACTTACAGGTAAAGCTGTTGCAAAACCAACACCAGAAACTGTACGGGCAGCAACCATAGTACTGACAACTCTACCAATCATCATGTTATATCCATTCTTACAAAAGTATTTTGTAAAAGGTGTTACTATAGGTGCAATCAAAGAATAA
- a CDS encoding type 2 periplasmic-binding domain-containing protein — MVLKKTRVLGTLIVLTLIVSLLGGCGKKESVDSSNGGKDEKVAAKRLHLTMWSAQDTDYIASEVPKKNIVKSWLTKETNVDLDNIFGNGGGSLDSKLTQLLAADNLPHLLRTSALTHLTKLDEAEKLWTLTPEMLQEYAPHVWEKIPDYMWEQATIDGKIMGIPFNLGVQKGISDDISEKLYDAASLPNSDVMFAGHTSVWVRDDILKKIYPEAKTYDELVELLNEKNEPIGEEIMDVPIKTTQDYIDFFYKVKELNLKEGDKPVYAFGYNGGDNWMALSFFGADLMGYRGHFYTGSWDPINERVRLNLLEPVFKESALVQNRLIRDKVFEPESLVHTQAQFVEKVKNGLYACAILSYVGQPDIINKELKDAGKDFQYRPLYTQISNKKEYPDYNERPTWYDMVGLLKTIKKDDLPQVLNWIDVQFTDEFEDVYYWGSKEDGLYTEENGKRKFNDEKFNKYFVDMDTSKSNLSEFEGLANDQCTVYTRFMLQSEYYPVVYNDNIKYLPTNMSGFKFKMSSPHVKDLQYFPPAHPWSPEFADIPELQEFWNARQQWEDPFKLVFVAKSDEEFEEKWQKATDTLKSVADIDKMLDQMTEIAKKEADKLKELNK, encoded by the coding sequence ATGGTTTTGAAAAAGACTAGAGTATTGGGGACATTAATTGTATTAACACTTATTGTTAGTTTATTAGGTGGATGCGGCAAGAAAGAATCTGTTGATAGTTCTAATGGCGGAAAAGATGAAAAAGTTGCAGCCAAAAGGCTACATTTAACAATGTGGTCAGCACAAGATACAGATTATATAGCATCAGAAGTACCTAAAAAAAATATAGTCAAGAGTTGGTTAACAAAAGAAACAAATGTTGATTTAGATAATATCTTCGGTAATGGCGGAGGTTCATTGGATAGTAAATTGACACAGCTTCTGGCAGCTGATAATTTACCCCATCTATTAAGAACAAGTGCTTTAACACACCTTACAAAATTGGATGAAGCAGAAAAACTTTGGACGTTGACACCAGAAATGCTTCAAGAATATGCGCCTCACGTTTGGGAAAAGATACCTGATTATATGTGGGAACAAGCAACTATAGATGGTAAGATAATGGGTATACCATTTAATCTAGGTGTTCAAAAAGGTATTAGTGATGATATATCAGAAAAATTATATGATGCAGCTAGTTTACCTAATAGTGATGTTATGTTTGCTGGGCATACATCTGTATGGGTTAGGGATGATATTCTTAAAAAGATATATCCAGAGGCTAAGACTTATGATGAATTAGTAGAATTATTAAACGAGAAAAATGAACCAATTGGTGAAGAAATAATGGATGTGCCAATTAAGACTACTCAAGATTATATAGATTTCTTCTATAAAGTAAAAGAGCTTAATCTAAAAGAAGGAGATAAACCAGTTTATGCCTTTGGTTACAATGGTGGAGATAACTGGATGGCGTTATCATTTTTTGGTGCTGACTTAATGGGTTATAGGGGTCATTTCTATACAGGTTCATGGGATCCAATTAATGAGAGAGTAAGACTTAACCTATTAGAACCAGTATTCAAAGAATCAGCCCTTGTTCAAAACCGTTTGATTAGAGACAAAGTTTTTGAGCCAGAATCATTAGTACATACTCAAGCACAATTTGTTGAAAAAGTAAAGAATGGATTATATGCATGTGCAATTTTAAGTTATGTAGGACAACCTGACATTATCAACAAGGAGTTGAAGGATGCAGGAAAGGATTTCCAATATCGTCCTTTATATACTCAAATCTCTAACAAAAAAGAGTATCCAGACTATAACGAAAGACCAACATGGTATGATATGGTAGGTTTATTGAAGACTATCAAAAAGGATGATCTACCACAAGTATTGAATTGGATAGATGTTCAATTTACAGATGAGTTTGAAGATGTATATTATTGGGGATCAAAAGAAGATGGATTATACACAGAAGAAAATGGCAAGAGAAAATTCAATGATGAAAAATTCAATAAGTATTTTGTTGATATGGATACAAGTAAAAGTAATTTAAGTGAATTTGAAGGATTAGCTAACGATCAATGTACAGTATATACAAGATTCATGTTACAAAGTGAATATTATCCAGTAGTGTACAATGATAATATAAAATATTTACCAACCAATATGTCAGGATTCAAGTTCAAAATGTCAAGTCCTCATGTAAAAGATTTACAATATTTCCCACCAGCTCATCCATGGTCACCAGAATTTGCTGATATACCAGAACTTCAAGAATTCTGGAATGCAAGACAACAGTGGGAAGATCCTTTCAAATTAGTTTTTGTTGCCAAATCAGATGAAGAGTTTGAAGAAAAATGGCAAAAGGCTACTGATACATTAAAATCTGTAGCTGATATAGATAAAATGCTAGATCAAATGACTGAAATAGCTAAGAAAGAAGCAGATAAGCTAAAAGAATTAAATAAGTAG
- a CDS encoding response regulator transcription factor, with amino-acid sequence MFNVLIVDDNLLDIKGMMNNIEWEALGLRVCGTALDGLEGYKKSIELKPNIVITDISMPRLNGIEMTRRIKEELPETKFIFISCFDEFEFTKSAMELNINRYVLKPIDIDELQDALIYMIDIYQKELAKKLEKQELEKKITESLPLMIENFYYDLIYGKIRNNEDIINRMNYLNIYRSFKCYNVFYIEIDNYELNYSNISVEERYKLIERVKFCVEETVLQEKQGFVIKNDYRSVIVVLYFDEIKEEKVLLDESVIYAINCREYINKVADMNITMGLSGISNELSHINDLLKNAQYAVESKFYSRGNAIIMANEVMKRTNECEYDLIEIKNELSHIFEEMDRDKVNVFLQKYYGQVEDLSTNHLKSLSYSIINIIQVLLLERNLSFSDFVDDEFIVWKKLSRFETIVDIKQWINNIILGIIELIKDRETNRYSKIVEDIIEIIETKYREIDNIRDISDSLYISSSYANQIFKQQKGITIFEYLIQTKIEMAKKMLQDPYCRICDISNELGYKSNAYFTSVFKRHTGITPKEYRKRYSK; translated from the coding sequence ATGTTTAATGTGTTAATAGTAGATGATAATCTATTAGATATAAAAGGTATGATGAATAATATTGAATGGGAAGCTCTAGGACTTAGAGTTTGTGGGACTGCTCTAGATGGGTTGGAAGGTTATAAGAAATCTATAGAATTAAAGCCTAACATTGTCATAACTGATATCTCAATGCCTAGATTAAATGGTATTGAGATGACAAGGAGAATAAAAGAGGAATTACCAGAAACCAAGTTCATTTTCATTAGTTGTTTTGATGAATTCGAATTCACCAAGAGTGCAATGGAATTGAATATCAATAGATATGTACTAAAGCCAATAGATATAGATGAATTACAAGATGCCCTTATATACATGATTGATATTTATCAAAAAGAGCTTGCCAAAAAACTGGAAAAACAAGAGTTAGAGAAAAAAATAACTGAGAGTTTACCCTTGATGATTGAGAATTTCTATTATGATTTAATATATGGAAAGATAAGAAATAATGAAGATATCATTAACAGAATGAATTATCTAAATATTTACAGGTCTTTTAAATGTTACAATGTATTTTATATAGAGATTGATAACTATGAATTGAATTATTCTAATATATCCGTGGAAGAAAGATATAAACTCATAGAAAGAGTCAAGTTCTGTGTAGAAGAAACAGTGTTACAAGAAAAACAAGGGTTCGTTATTAAAAATGATTATAGAAGTGTTATTGTTGTTCTATACTTTGATGAAATAAAAGAAGAAAAAGTTTTACTTGATGAAAGTGTAATCTATGCTATCAATTGCAGGGAGTATATCAATAAAGTAGCTGATATGAATATAACAATGGGGTTATCAGGAATATCCAATGAATTAAGCCACATTAATGATTTATTAAAAAATGCTCAGTATGCTGTTGAATCAAAATTCTACAGTAGAGGAAATGCCATCATCATGGCTAATGAAGTCATGAAAAGAACTAATGAATGTGAATACGATCTAATTGAGATAAAAAACGAATTATCCCATATATTTGAGGAGATGGATAGAGACAAGGTAAATGTATTTCTCCAAAAATACTATGGTCAAGTAGAAGATCTATCTACTAATCATCTAAAATCTTTATCTTATTCTATCATCAATATAATACAGGTTTTATTATTAGAAAGAAATCTAAGTTTTAGTGATTTTGTGGATGATGAGTTCATTGTGTGGAAAAAACTATCAAGATTTGAAACTATTGTGGATATAAAGCAATGGATCAATAATATCATATTAGGTATCATTGAACTTATAAAAGATAGAGAAACTAACAGGTATAGTAAGATTGTAGAAGATATTATTGAGATAATAGAGACAAAATATAGAGAGATTGATAATATAAGAGATATATCGGATTCTCTATATATCAGCAGCAGTTATGCTAATCAGATATTCAAACAGCAAAAAGGAATCACTATATTTGAATACCTAATCCAAACTAAGATAGAAATGGCTAAGAAAATGTTACAAGACCCATATTGCAGAATTTGTGATATTTCTAATGAATTAGGATATAAAAGCAACGCTTATTTTACATCAGTATTCAAAAGACATACTGGAATAACTCCTAAAGAATATAGAAAAAGATACAGCAAATAA
- a CDS encoding sensor histidine kinase — protein sequence MKIKNFLNQLTLKSKIRINLIIFTMIPIIIITIYINWIIKKNHMEEQFNIINENLQKCTSLIDMEFKTYIEKGTYILSNTYLNNNIDNNFQDRIEEAILFNNHLKMLFEGINPESYLSNPFSIYTDNETALFNPYINDIQTIKDNVELGKLKYMKLNNVIWTIEEEKNGVEEVSINYYRRLNMNNKTEDILRCHIPLEKIQYLLDEIGMPNNGVITYFDDKGELIYYKESPVSNPIDIDNIKNRNEKKYYTFDKKLQNGHMITVFVPTTFVKKNDINVFLIILSILLLFFLLIIYVSNFTSRKITSGLDQFIRVIQDNKEELLVEEMQDNKEDEISFIKIRFIEAIEEINSLYKKTMDYNNQLSKTEMELLQARINPHLLYNSLSVIKWSALEKEDHKSVKMIDTMTSYYRLALNKGNNIMYVRDEIKMIDQYVRINEFSRSSKFTLDTNIDNDILELFVIKHLLQPIVENAILHAFDMHSSKEKIITINGYEKDGFIIFDVIDNGEGMDENKIDEILSFNYVSNYGGYGIKNLIKRIDLYYGEGSRLDIKSEIGKGTEVKVRIKNINKEELREKMKGKDIK from the coding sequence ATGAAGATAAAAAATTTTTTAAACCAATTGACGTTAAAAAGTAAAATAAGAATTAACTTGATTATATTCACCATGATTCCAATTATAATCATAACCATATACATCAACTGGATTATCAAGAAAAATCATATGGAAGAACAGTTCAATATTATAAATGAGAATCTACAAAAGTGCACATCTCTTATCGATATGGAGTTTAAGACATATATAGAAAAAGGTACATATATTCTATCCAATACTTATCTTAATAACAATATAGATAATAATTTTCAAGACCGCATAGAAGAAGCGATTCTATTTAATAATCATCTTAAAATGTTGTTTGAAGGTATAAATCCTGAATCTTATTTAAGTAATCCCTTTTCTATATATACAGACAATGAAACTGCCCTTTTTAATCCATATATAAATGATATCCAAACCATCAAGGACAATGTAGAACTTGGTAAATTAAAATATATGAAGTTAAACAATGTAATATGGACCATAGAAGAAGAGAAAAACGGAGTAGAAGAAGTCTCCATCAATTATTATAGAAGACTCAACATGAATAACAAAACAGAAGATATCTTAAGATGTCATATACCGTTAGAAAAAATACAATATCTACTGGATGAAATCGGAATGCCTAATAATGGCGTAATCACTTATTTTGATGATAAAGGGGAGCTTATTTACTACAAAGAATCTCCAGTTTCAAACCCCATCGATATAGATAATATTAAGAATAGGAATGAAAAAAAATACTATACATTCGATAAAAAACTACAGAATGGGCATATGATAACTGTTTTTGTACCTACTACTTTTGTGAAAAAAAATGATATAAATGTTTTCTTGATTATATTAAGTATCCTATTGTTATTTTTTCTTTTGATAATATATGTCTCTAATTTTACTTCAAGAAAAATAACAAGTGGGTTGGATCAATTTATCAGAGTGATACAAGATAACAAAGAGGAACTTTTAGTAGAAGAGATGCAAGATAATAAGGAAGATGAGATATCCTTTATCAAAATACGATTCATAGAAGCTATAGAAGAAATAAACAGTCTATATAAGAAGACTATGGATTATAACAATCAATTAAGTAAAACAGAAATGGAATTATTACAAGCTAGAATCAATCCTCATCTACTATACAATTCATTATCAGTTATTAAATGGTCTGCACTGGAAAAAGAGGATCATAAATCAGTTAAGATGATTGATACAATGACAAGTTATTATAGACTTGCCTTGAACAAAGGCAATAATATAATGTATGTTCGTGACGAAATCAAGATGATTGATCAATATGTAAGGATAAATGAATTCTCAAGGTCATCCAAGTTTACCCTTGATACTAATATAGATAATGATATCTTGGAACTATTTGTTATAAAACACTTATTACAGCCGATTGTTGAGAATGCAATTTTACACGCATTTGATATGCATAGCTCGAAAGAGAAGATAATAACTATTAATGGATATGAAAAAGATGGTTTCATAATATTTGATGTCATCGATAATGGAGAAGGAATGGACGAGAATAAGATCGACGAGATTTTGTCATTTAATTATGTATCTAATTATGGAGGATATGGAATCAAGAATTTGATAAAAAGAATAGACTTATATTACGGAGAAGGAAGTAGGTTGGATATAAAAAGTGAAATAGGTAAAGGGACAGAAGTTAAAGTCAGGATAAAGAACATCAATAAAGAAGAGTTAAGAGAAAAAATGAAAGGTAAAGATATAAAATAG
- a CDS encoding helix-turn-helix domain-containing protein — MKAEVFNSYNKYMILKHALKENNVSQTCNLFGISRTTYYNWKRAYLKHGMVGLEIKEHKKPVMPNKVNKTIENEILSYVQRFPEDGPNRIYYELKAEGFDIGVSGIYNVLKRNNLSKKVQRQQYSKNKKQASRGNRNNRNLIRCFENPKKSYVGYLVIQRIDFIGTFEGIGKIYQYTLYDTYSKWGSVKIYNKKQDIDMWDYFELKLGYLMSTLNLDIDNLLTEKTREFIPYFIKNNKYKDIMKDFNINHNFISHENNSIFNDMDEFNKLLVKEFYSKITKENIDSFNKVERALHRFLRHYNFSRKISNGCNAGKVPAKVILERVAHNNVDLETLPLWILTLINSLKGGDYNKEK, encoded by the coding sequence ATGAAAGCAGAAGTTTTTAATTCATACAACAAATATATGATTTTAAAACATGCTTTGAAAGAAAACAATGTTTCACAGACATGTAACCTGTTTGGAATTTCAAGAACCACATATTACAATTGGAAAAGGGCTTATCTAAAACATGGTATGGTGGGACTAGAGATCAAAGAACACAAAAAGCCTGTAATGCCTAATAAAGTCAATAAAACAATAGAAAATGAAATCCTATCTTATGTACAAAGATTTCCTGAAGATGGACCCAATAGAATCTACTATGAGTTAAAAGCTGAGGGTTTTGATATTGGGGTATCGGGGATTTATAATGTCTTGAAAAGAAACAATCTATCAAAAAAAGTTCAAAGACAACAATATTCTAAGAACAAAAAACAAGCTTCTAGAGGAAATAGAAATAATAGAAACTTAATAAGATGTTTTGAAAACCCAAAAAAATCCTATGTAGGTTATCTAGTCATTCAAAGAATCGATTTTATAGGTACATTTGAAGGTATTGGTAAAATATATCAATATACCCTCTATGACACTTATTCAAAATGGGGTTCTGTCAAGATCTATAATAAAAAGCAAGACATAGATATGTGGGATTATTTTGAGTTGAAACTTGGTTACTTGATGAGTACTTTAAACTTAGACATTGATAATTTATTAACAGAGAAAACAAGAGAATTCATACCTTATTTTATTAAAAACAATAAGTATAAGGATATCATGAAAGATTTTAATATTAATCACAATTTCATTTCTCATGAAAACAATTCTATCTTTAATGATATGGATGAATTCAATAAATTATTGGTAAAAGAGTTCTATAGCAAAATTACGAAAGAAAATATTGACTCTTTCAATAAGGTGGAAAGAGCATTACACAGATTCCTTAGACATTATAATTTCTCTAGAAAGATATCTAATGGCTGTAATGCAGGAAAAGTACCAGCCAAGGTCATCCTAGAAAGAGTAGCTCACAATAATGTTGATCTAGAAACATTACCACTTTGGATTCTGACGTTGATCAATTCTCTAAAGGGGGGTGATTACAATAAAGAAAAATGA
- a CDS encoding FAD-dependent oxidoreductase, which translates to MITIKKNDCKVAVIGGGISGLVIAEGLQEKGYGKVTVFEKDSRVGGKLHTIWYKGKSYELGALFGLPSQNSLKAFMKTHNIKNDGPKLSRVNYDANGNRIMQIPKEDLDDFVEELDRFPHILNEYKSLKRVNIHSIEDSLMLPFTKWCDLNDFRVLKTVYVNYFTSYGLGDINVIPALYVLRILDYETLMSFMELPEFCTWEKGVSTFIDSMKDKVKDIRLTQNVKEITKMDNGKLCVHTDFEQLEYDKVVITAPLNQFTTLCDTDYQMNQYLGFIKYQDFNVYAFITEKIPKKCGFVLENLSIENKGHVIIWNSRWDSTNGEELVMVYAYNSPERSKEESLKIIKSDLLKLGFVNPRLYQFKSWHQCPYVDTSTLKKGFYDKIEEMQGKNNIYIAGEIMSTVSMNNCIEFSNYILNRYF; encoded by the coding sequence GTGATTACAATAAAGAAAAATGATTGTAAGGTCGCTGTTATCGGTGGGGGCATTTCAGGGCTGGTGATAGCTGAAGGGCTACAAGAAAAGGGATATGGAAAGGTTACTGTTTTTGAAAAAGATAGTAGGGTAGGAGGTAAATTACATACTATATGGTATAAAGGAAAGTCTTATGAGTTAGGTGCTCTTTTTGGCCTGCCTTCTCAAAATAGTCTAAAAGCATTTATGAAGACTCATAATATCAAAAATGATGGACCAAAATTATCACGGGTCAACTATGATGCAAATGGTAATAGAATCATGCAGATACCAAAAGAAGATTTAGATGATTTTGTTGAAGAACTAGATAGATTTCCTCATATCCTCAATGAATACAAATCTCTAAAAAGAGTGAATATCCATAGTATAGAAGATTCCCTTATGCTCCCTTTTACAAAGTGGTGTGATTTAAATGATTTTAGGGTTCTGAAGACAGTATATGTCAATTATTTTACAAGCTATGGGTTGGGAGATATTAATGTCATACCTGCACTTTATGTCCTTAGGATATTGGATTATGAGACATTAATGTCTTTTATGGAACTTCCTGAATTCTGTACATGGGAGAAAGGAGTTTCAACATTCATAGATTCTATGAAGGATAAAGTAAAAGATATCAGATTGACCCAGAATGTTAAAGAAATCACTAAGATGGATAATGGAAAATTATGTGTTCATACGGATTTTGAACAATTAGAATATGATAAAGTTGTTATCACAGCTCCACTTAATCAATTTACTACTCTTTGTGATACAGATTACCAGATGAATCAATATCTTGGTTTTATAAAATATCAAGATTTCAATGTTTATGCATTTATAACTGAGAAGATTCCAAAGAAATGCGGTTTTGTACTAGAAAATCTATCTATAGAGAATAAAGGACATGTTATTATATGGAACTCTAGATGGGATTCAACTAATGGTGAAGAATTGGTAATGGTTTATGCTTATAATTCACCTGAAAGGTCCAAAGAAGAATCATTAAAGATTATTAAAAGTGATTTATTGAAATTAGGTTTTGTCAATCCGAGGCTTTATCAATTCAAGAGTTGGCATCAGTGTCCATACGTAGATACCAGTACTCTAAAAAAGGGATTTTATGATAAAATAGAAGAAATGCAAGGGAAAAACAACATATATATAGCTGGAGAGATTATGAGTACAGTATCTATGAATAACTGTATAGAATTCTCAAATTATATACTGAATAGGTATTTTTAG
- the hypB gene encoding hydrogenase nickel incorporation protein HypB: MDTYKVLEIKQSVFEDNNRQADLLREQLKKEKTFLLNLMSSPGSGKTTTLTKTINALKDEMNIGVMEADIDSDVDANTISQTGAKVIQLHTGGMCHLDADMTKQGLIGLGTEGIDFAILENVGNLVCPAEFDTGSSKNAMILSVPEGDDKPLKYPLMFKIVDVLLINKMDVIEYFDFDLEAVKERAKKLNPNIKIIPISARTGEGIDEWADWIRTEVKEWNQ; the protein is encoded by the coding sequence ATGGATACATACAAGGTTCTAGAAATAAAGCAGAGCGTGTTTGAGGATAATAATCGCCAAGCAGATTTGCTTAGAGAACAATTGAAAAAAGAGAAAACTTTTCTATTGAATCTAATGTCATCACCAGGTTCAGGTAAGACGACGACTCTTACAAAAACAATTAACGCTTTGAAAGATGAGATGAATATCGGGGTAATGGAAGCTGATATTGATTCAGATGTTGATGCTAACACAATTTCTCAGACAGGAGCAAAAGTAATTCAACTTCACACAGGAGGCATGTGTCATCTTGATGCCGATATGACAAAACAAGGCTTGATTGGTCTTGGAACAGAAGGAATTGATTTTGCTATTCTAGAAAATGTGGGAAATCTAGTCTGTCCAGCTGAATTTGATACAGGCTCATCAAAAAATGCCATGATCTTAAGCGTACCAGAGGGAGATGATAAACCTCTTAAGTACCCTTTGATGTTTAAGATAGTGGATGTTCTATTGATTAACAAAATGGATGTCATTGAGTATTTTGATTTTGACCTGGAAGCTGTAAAAGAACGTGCTAAAAAATTGAATCCAAATATCAAGATAATTCCTATATCCGCTAGGACAGGGGAAGGAATAGATGAATGGGCTGATTGGATACGTACTGAAGTGAAAGAATGGAATCAATAG